Proteins encoded within one genomic window of Rhinolophus sinicus isolate RSC01 linkage group LG05, ASM3656204v1, whole genome shotgun sequence:
- the GPR45 gene encoding putative G-protein coupled receptor 45 yields MMSCNGTSIETFEYALLTGSNSSDTGATTPPAPLRVCLAVIMLLMMVVGLLGNAVVCVIVYQRPAMRSAINLLLATLAFSDIMLSLCCMPFTAITLITVHWHFGDYFCRLSATLYWFFVLEGVAILLIISVDRFLIIVQRQDKLNPRRAKVIIAVSWALSFCVSAPSLAGWTIVEVPARAPQCVLGYTEFPASRAYVVTLVVAVFFVPFGVMLCSYLCILHTFRKNATRVHNQSDSLDLRQLTRAGLRRLQRQQQVSLDLSFKTKAFTTILILFVGFSLCWLPHSVYSLLSVFSRRFYCSPSFYTTSSCVLWLSYVKSVFNPIVYCWRIKKFREACIELLPQTFQIPPRVPERIRRRIQPSTVYACNENQSAV; encoded by the coding sequence ATGATGTCCTGTAACGGCACGTCCATTGAGACTTTCGAATACGCGCTGCTGACCGGGAGCAACTCATCCGACACCGGGGCGACCACTCCGCCCGCGCCCCTCCGGGTGTGCTTGGCGGTGATCATGCTGCTGATGATGGTCGTCGGACTCCTCGGCAATGCTGTCGTCTGCGTCATCGTGTACCAGAGGCCGGCCATGCGCTCAGCCATCAACCTGTTGCTGGCCACGCTGGCCTTCTCTGACATCATGCTGTCCTTATGCTGCATGCCCTTCACCGCCATCACGCTCATCACCGTCCACTGGCACTTCGGGGACTACTTTTGCCGGCTGTCAGCCACACTCTACTGGTTTTTCGTCCTGGAGGGCGTGGCCATCCTGCTTATCATCAGCGTGGACCGCTTTCTCATCATCGTCCAACGCCAGGACAAGCTGAACCCGCGGAGGGCCAAGGTGATCATCGCCGTGTCCTGGGCGCTGTCTTTCTGCGTGTCGGCTCCCTCGCTGGCCGGCTGGACCATCGTGGAGGTGCCGGCGCGGGCCCCCCAGTGCGTACTGGGCTACACAGAGTTCCCGGCCAGCCGTGCCTACGTGGTGACGCTGGTGGTGGCCGTGTTCTTCGTCCCCTTCGGTGTCATGCTGTGCTCTTACCTGTGTATCCTGCACACCTTCCGGAAGAACGCCACCCGCGTCCACAACCAGTCCGACAGCCTGGACCTCAGACAGCTCACCAGGGCCGGCTTGAGGCGGCTCCAGCGGCAGCAGCAGGTCAGCTTGGACTTGAGCTTCAAAACCAAGGCCTTCACCACCATCCTCATCCTCTTCGTGGGCTTTTCGCTGTGCTGGCTGCCGCACTCGGTCTACAGCCTCCTGTCCGTGTTTAGCCGCAGGTTCTACTGCAGCCCCTCCTTCTACACCACCAGCTCCTGCGTCCTGTGGCTGAGCTACGTCAAGTCTGTCTTCAACCCCATCGTCTACTGCTGGAGGATCAAAAAGTTCCGCGAGGCCTGCATCGAGTTGCTGCCGCAGACCTTTCAAATCCCCCCCAGAGTGCCTGAGCGGATCCGAAGGAGAATCCAGCCAAGCACGGTCTATGCCTGCAACGAAAATCAGTCCGCCGTCTAG